One window from the genome of Hydra vulgaris chromosome 02, alternate assembly HydraT2T_AEP encodes:
- the LOC136075838 gene encoding uncharacterized protein LOC136075838, with the protein MIAVASEYDIDVNKFRLFALDTQRYFVEKYPWYSMPPILHKYFIHGPEIISSVLLPIGQLTEEAQEACNKDFKRYRENCARKCSRKDTNADICNFFLLNSDPAISSKRVLHKKKLNKLPKEALDLLKPPDIHINDDDDDDDDDDDDDDDDDDDDDDDDDNDDDDDDDDDDDDVFCY; encoded by the coding sequence ATGATAGCAGTGGCGAGTGAATATgatattgatgtaaataaatttagattatttGCTCTTGACACACAGAGATACTTTGTTGAAAAGTATCCATGGTACAGCATGCCCCCTATATTGCATAAATACTTTATACATGGTCCGGAAATTATATCATCTGTATTGTTGCCAATAGGACAACTGACTGAGGAAGCACAGGAGGCTTGcaataaagactttaaaaggTATAGAGAGAACTGCGCTAGAAAATGTAGTCGAAAGGACACAAATGCTGATAtctgtaacttttttttgttgaattctgATCCTGCTATCTCCAGTAAACGAGTactgcataaaaaaaaactaaacaagcTTCCAAAAGAAGCATTAGATTTACTGAAACCTCCAGACATACAtattaatgatgatgatgatgatgatgatgatgatgatgatgatgatgatgatgatgatgatgatgatgatgatgatgatgataatgatgatgatgatgatgatgatgatgatgatgatgatgtttttTGCTATTAA